A single region of the Micropterus dolomieu isolate WLL.071019.BEF.003 ecotype Adirondacks linkage group LG18, ASM2129224v1, whole genome shotgun sequence genome encodes:
- the LOC123986747 gene encoding protein disulfide isomerase Creld1, translating to MRVRMAHRNLLQAAWLCCLLAVRVHSCPDACSKCSGPEKDQCEECRAGWTLHNNSCVDIDECGTELGICPTNSYCFNTEGSFECRDCDPACAGCMGRGPARCRKCASGYTLMGSKCLDIDECSDRVLACHGLDEICANTEGSFRCDCAKGFFHKDGVCVKKQLPSVKEKGLFEDIKDDEVEVLQQMLFGVVLCALATMAAKGDLVYTSVFMGAVAAMAGYWLSDRGNRLLDSFLKGR from the exons ATGAGAGTAAGGATGGCTCACAGAAACCTGCTGCAGGCTGCTTGGCTGTGTTGTCTGTTGGCTGTTCGGGTTCACAGCTGTCCAGATGCCTGCAGTAAGTGTTCAGGCCCAGAAAAGGACCAGTGTGAGGAATGTAGAGCAGGATGGACCCTCCATAACAACTCCTGTGTAG ACATTGATGAGTGTGGCACAGAGCTGGGCATCTGTCCTACAAACAGTTACTGCTTCAATACAGAGGGTTCCTTTGAATGCAGAG ACTGTGATCCGGCCTGTGCGGGCTGTATGGGCAGGGGACCAGCTCGCTGCAGGAAATGTGCCTCTGGGTACACGCTGATGGGGTCCAAGTGTTTGG ATATAGATGAATGTAGTGACAGAGTACTCGCCTGTCACGGCCTGGATGAGATTTGTGCAAACACAGAAGGCTCGTTCCGCTGTGACTGTGCTAAAGGATTCTTCCACAAAGACGGTGTTTGTGTGAAGAAGCAGCTGCCTA GTGTCAAGGAGAAAGGTCTCTTCGAGGATATCAAGGATGACGAGGTGGAGGTGCTGCAGCAGATGTTGTTTGGGGTGGTGCTTTGTGCTCTTGCCACGATGGCTGCTAAGGGAGATTTGGTCTACACATCTGTATTCATGGGCGCAGTGGCAGCCATGGCAGGGTACTGGCTTTCTGACAGGGGAAACCGTTTGTTAGACAGCTTCCTAAAGGGACGTTAA